In one Echinicola marina genomic region, the following are encoded:
- a CDS encoding HIRAN domain-containing protein: MREIGHIYLTWREGQGKRRYIVGVLKRNATEGVSFRYLKEEVEKAAKDGFSPYTEFPDVKKEYKQGVLESFGQRIMKSERADIKDFYDFWEIDPKYKEDKYYMLAHTQGLNPTDNFEFLAEYNPIKDLRFLTDLASLSKLKLEPNTVKTGDELTYQLEPKNPRDSFAVKVLKGDKEVGYIKRIHSKVFHRSKWPLKIKVKAVEQNGTIKRIFVKVCA, translated from the coding sequence ATGAGAGAAATCGGGCATATTTATTTAACCTGGAGAGAAGGGCAAGGAAAAAGGCGATACATAGTAGGTGTTTTGAAGAGAAATGCTACTGAGGGTGTGTCTTTTAGGTACTTGAAAGAGGAGGTTGAAAAAGCTGCAAAGGATGGTTTCTCCCCTTATACGGAATTTCCTGATGTCAAAAAGGAGTATAAGCAGGGAGTATTGGAATCCTTTGGGCAGCGGATCATGAAATCTGAAAGGGCTGATATAAAGGACTTCTATGATTTTTGGGAAATAGACCCTAAGTATAAAGAAGACAAATATTATATGTTGGCCCATACCCAAGGTTTGAATCCTACTGATAATTTTGAGTTTTTGGCAGAATACAACCCGATAAAGGATTTACGCTTCCTTACTGATTTAGCAAGCTTAAGCAAACTTAAACTTGAACCAAATACAGTTAAGACTGGAGATGAATTGACCTATCAATTAGAACCTAAAAATCCTCGAGACAGCTTTGCGGTAAAGGTTCTAAAAGGAGACAAGGAAGTCGGTTATATTAAGCGTATACACTCGAAGGTATTTCATAGAAGTAAGTGGCCACTGAAAATAAAAGTAAAAGCGGTGGAGCAGAATGGAACTATCAAAAGGATATTTGTAAAGGTCTGTGCTTAA
- a CDS encoding HepT-like ribonuclease domain-containing protein — MQHNVKKYLLDIATSIETINEFLGDQRDFKAYESNKLLRRAVEREMEIIGEATNRLLKIQPDIEISDARRIVNLRNWVIHAYETMWTISLFGGSFPKTFHFSINK; from the coding sequence ATGCAGCATAATGTCAAAAAATACCTTTTGGATATTGCTACCTCCATCGAAACCATCAATGAGTTTCTTGGTGATCAAAGGGATTTCAAAGCATATGAATCCAATAAACTTTTGCGAAGGGCAGTAGAGCGGGAAATGGAAATAATAGGAGAAGCTACCAACCGTCTATTAAAAATCCAACCGGACATCGAAATTTCTGATGCCAGGAGAATAGTCAATCTTAGAAATTGGGTAATCCATGCTTATGAGACAATGTGGACGATATCATTATTTGGGGGATCATTTCCAAAGACCTTCCACTTCTCCATCAACAAGTAA
- a CDS encoding nucleotidyltransferase family protein, protein MVDLIKNNQQALIALCKKYEIKTMHIFGSASTDQFNESSDIDILIAFKELPFEKYTDNYFGLHEELEYLFSRKVDLITERSLSNPYFIEGVEKTKQLLYAA, encoded by the coding sequence ATGGTGGACTTAATAAAAAACAACCAGCAGGCACTGATCGCTTTGTGCAAAAAGTACGAAATAAAAACCATGCATATTTTTGGATCAGCTTCTACTGATCAATTTAATGAATCAAGTGATATAGACATATTAATTGCTTTTAAAGAATTACCCTTCGAAAAATACACAGATAATTACTTTGGTCTTCATGAAGAGCTAGAATATCTATTCTCCAGAAAAGTCGACCTGATTACAGAAAGGTCACTCAGCAATCCATACTTTATTGAGGGAGTGGAAAAAACTAAGCAGCTTCTATATGCAGCATAA
- a CDS encoding tetratricopeptide repeat protein, translated as MKEQFNREFLPREIVLKLVRDFGAEQFEQKINLIKDYTRTIKSSFDSRVFKTRYNNEIGFIYWEAQQYESAIPFFRKAIENLNPEDAPFLYFHIIGLLIRCNRHINNYSASFTWVDRAINNLDAAESSFQRLNILGEYTDLLNETNEKFDYDPKMILQIIEDLGFPKQIYNPKETIDSMRRTNKIWNRKLSEIELMGKTDKDSLISIYIQFKKDCPIKWYCGYADEKIKRIKNNS; from the coding sequence ATGAAAGAACAATTCAATAGAGAGTTTTTACCTAGAGAAATCGTGCTCAAACTGGTCAGGGATTTTGGTGCTGAACAATTTGAACAAAAAATAAATTTAATCAAGGATTATACTCGAACCATTAAATCATCATTTGACAGCAGGGTCTTTAAAACCAGATATAACAATGAAATCGGATTTATTTACTGGGAGGCTCAACAATATGAATCGGCAATTCCATTTTTTAGAAAGGCGATAGAAAATCTAAATCCTGAAGATGCTCCATTTCTTTATTTCCATATTATCGGACTTTTAATCAGATGCAACAGACATATTAATAACTATTCAGCATCTTTTACCTGGGTAGACCGGGCAATAAATAATTTAGATGCTGCTGAATCGTCATTTCAAAGATTGAATATTCTTGGAGAGTATACCGATTTATTAAATGAGACTAATGAGAAATTTGATTATGACCCAAAAATGATTCTTCAAATAATTGAGGATTTGGGATTTCCCAAACAAATATACAATCCGAAAGAAACTATTGATTCAATGCGTCGGACTAACAAAATATGGAACAGAAAACTTTCTGAAATTGAGCTAATGGGCAAAACAGATAAAGATTCATTAATCAGTATTTATATACAGTTTAAAAAAGATTGTCCAATCAAATGGTATTGTGGTTACGCGGATGAAAAAATTAAAAGGATAAAAAATAACAGTTAA
- a CDS encoding zeta toxin family protein translates to MPQLLVIAGCNGAGKSSFSQVLSPDAVEVFDYDKHYLRIYQSLIPTEFQETMAHNMAFGELEKQIQEAIDRRQSFSYETNFNSTPLHWPAVFKKNHYEVNMIYFCLDSIAEAKRRVAIRVENNGHYVPDAEIEKRFREGYANLNKHFEFFDNLHLFNSSFYNRTPQYCVSFQKGKLIKKDHLPHFFKDVIPALYSAS, encoded by the coding sequence ATGCCTCAACTTTTAGTAATTGCTGGATGTAATGGAGCTGGCAAATCTTCTTTTTCACAAGTTTTATCTCCTGATGCGGTAGAAGTGTTTGATTATGACAAACATTATTTGCGCATTTACCAATCGCTAATCCCTACTGAATTTCAAGAAACGATGGCGCATAATATGGCTTTTGGGGAGTTGGAAAAACAAATCCAAGAGGCAATAGACCGGCGTCAATCATTTTCTTATGAAACTAATTTCAACTCTACTCCATTACATTGGCCAGCAGTCTTTAAAAAGAATCATTATGAGGTGAATATGATCTATTTCTGCTTGGATTCAATTGCTGAAGCAAAGAGAAGGGTGGCCATAAGAGTGGAAAATAATGGACATTATGTTCCTGATGCTGAGATAGAGAAAAGATTCAGAGAGGGATATGCCAATTTAAACAAGCATTTCGAATTTTTTGACAACCTACATTTGTTCAACAGTTCATTTTATAATAGGACTCCCCAATATTGTGTTTCGTTTCAAAAGGGGAAACTAATTAAAAAAGACCATCTGCCTCATTTTTTTAAAGATGTAATTCCCGCATTATATTCAGCAAGTTGA
- a CDS encoding DinB family protein has product MTQTELIILNFKEIRRRSIALWQGLPKSHYNWKPDENAMTAIEMVRHVLEADYGWNIIINNGDMSTYSTPCENRPFQSVEDELEFAKPHREIFLNSVQKFSDKELIDTKIIHPGNGELKPLGQYLLRIGYHESVHAGQLISYLRGMGVERPFIWD; this is encoded by the coding sequence ATGACTCAAACTGAATTAATCATTTTAAATTTTAAAGAAATAAGGCGCAGAAGCATAGCACTCTGGCAGGGACTCCCCAAAAGTCATTATAACTGGAAACCTGATGAAAATGCCATGACTGCAATTGAAATGGTTAGGCACGTCCTGGAAGCTGACTACGGTTGGAATATTATCATTAATAATGGTGATATGTCAACCTACAGCACTCCTTGTGAGAATAGGCCATTTCAGAGTGTTGAGGATGAGCTTGAATTTGCCAAACCGCATCGAGAAATATTTCTAAATAGTGTACAGAAGTTTTCAGACAAAGAGCTTATTGACACTAAAATTATTCATCCCGGTAATGGGGAATTAAAACCACTCGGACAATATTTATTACGAATAGGTTATCATGAATCTGTCCACGCGGGGCAATTAATTTCGTACCTGAGAGGAATGGGAGTAGAGCGACCATTTATTTGGGATTAA
- a CDS encoding IS1595 family transposase — protein MNLIEFTGHFPDEESCEQYIKKYREKSGIRCKNSEKITRHYWFANGRFFECSSCRRRSSLKSGTVMENSKLPLRIWLLAMLFMSATKKGFSCLELQRQLGLSRYETTFRLMHRIRSAMGQRDELYILSDMIEYDECYMETVQENQILGQLKRGKGSQKQTAVAVAAESVPLEDLDSGQKTKRCGYFKMRVMDKVDCESVNAFIRANTVGDVVLFTDKNTAYSKIEEVVATHLAVPSGKESVNDTLKWVHKAISNLKRTLLGVYHMITYKYLQNYLNEFVYRLNRRYFGKGLFERLVIAGTYPYVQ, from the coding sequence ATGAACCTTATAGAATTTACGGGCCATTTCCCAGATGAGGAAAGTTGTGAACAATACATCAAGAAATACCGTGAGAAAAGCGGTATACGGTGCAAAAACAGTGAGAAGATAACCCGACACTATTGGTTTGCCAACGGCAGGTTTTTCGAATGCAGCAGTTGTCGGAGACGTTCTTCTCTTAAATCAGGGACGGTAATGGAAAACAGCAAGCTTCCGCTCCGTATCTGGCTATTGGCCATGCTGTTTATGTCGGCGACCAAGAAAGGGTTTTCCTGCCTTGAGCTCCAGCGGCAACTGGGGCTTAGCCGATATGAGACCACTTTCCGTCTGATGCACAGGATACGGTCAGCCATGGGACAACGAGATGAGCTTTATATCCTCAGTGACATGATTGAATATGACGAGTGTTATATGGAAACCGTACAGGAGAACCAGATCTTGGGTCAGCTTAAACGTGGAAAAGGCAGCCAGAAACAGACCGCAGTAGCGGTGGCGGCCGAATCGGTACCCTTGGAAGACCTGGATTCCGGGCAGAAAACAAAGCGCTGTGGCTATTTCAAAATGAGGGTCATGGACAAAGTGGACTGCGAGAGTGTCAATGCCTTTATCCGGGCCAATACCGTAGGGGATGTGGTACTGTTTACAGACAAGAACACGGCCTACTCGAAAATAGAGGAAGTGGTGGCCACCCATTTGGCCGTTCCATCGGGAAAGGAGTCCGTAAACGACACCTTAAAATGGGTACACAAAGCAATCAGTAATCTTAAAAGAACCCTGTTGGGGGTATATCACATGATAACTTATAAATATTTACAGAACTATTTAAATGAGTTTGTTTACAGATTGAACCGAAGATATTTTGGCAAAGGACTCTTTGAAAGGCTCGTTATTGCGGGCACTTACCCATACGTGCAGTAA
- a CDS encoding DUF433 domain-containing protein, giving the protein MIDYKAYITIDPNIRFGKAVIKGSRIAVYDVLSWLANGMTYEEILEDFPEIKKEQIQACLAYAADREHKIRVA; this is encoded by the coding sequence ATGATCGATTATAAAGCCTATATCACCATAGATCCAAATATCCGTTTTGGAAAGGCCGTAATAAAAGGAAGCAGAATAGCTGTTTATGATGTACTTAGCTGGCTAGCCAATGGGATGACCTATGAAGAGATACTGGAAGATTTTCCCGAAATAAAGAAGGAACAGATTCAAGCCTGTCTTGCCTATGCTGCTGACAGGGAGCATAAAATCAGGGTGGCTTGA
- a CDS encoding DUF5615 family PIN-like protein, translating into MKVLFDQNVSFRIVNLLKDNYPEVKQVRLLGLENASDLKIWEYAKENDYTIITFDADFYELANIKGHPPKIIWLRMGNTTTKSIAEKMISMQSVITDFILSDDQEEIACLEID; encoded by the coding sequence ATGAAAGTATTGTTTGACCAAAATGTTTCTTTCCGGATAGTTAACCTGTTAAAAGATAATTATCCAGAAGTCAAACAGGTGCGGTTGCTAGGCTTGGAAAATGCCAGTGATTTGAAAATATGGGAATACGCAAAAGAAAATGATTATACAATTATCACTTTTGATGCGGACTTTTATGAACTGGCAAATATAAAAGGTCACCCACCCAAGATCATATGGTTGAGAATGGGCAATACCACGACCAAAAGCATAGCAGAAAAAATGATTAGCATGCAATCTGTGATTACTGATTTTATATTATCCGATGATCAAGAAGAAATCGCATGCTTGGAAATCGATTGA
- a CDS encoding NHL repeat-containing protein yields MSYQITVKGSLSFNHSSDITASVKLWEANNKASIGEYIVTAEMKGEFTIKATVESDGVILYITAELDDAKVVMLSVLSPNFREDIAKNGVVVNELTTVASAFTCAQFFNGLQLSGNLHGVTIAAKNTPNLVNPVTGSWGDVLMDPFNITQNETLARLNTLSALITAYGTVQIEGSDWQDEFLEYATPLAGKRPENTAEAMIGIAQSPWAHPADLYHLFDKAYPQPKDGFPAKPNSKVPVSRRSSPFVPYLSFAPADFAMILAFGQGGICAPGKLSLDEEGNLWTGLNWMPGAQNGVYQGIGGGLVKLDSTGRLLSPPVTGYTGMGVDGAGWGTAVTKDDTCWVTSFNGAIGAYRLEDGAPVVDKVPADLGEALNEIGGLQGIGVAPNGDIWIVATSSNKMLHFPEGDLSRGRVVVDKDLNDALSAPFAVSIDDANRVWISNTNGKSLVRYSPSEKNTPVERFILAGGGRGVALDSKGNCWVACNTSPDFPSTTPTDGVSIIEGFALGYPHLEQTVGRNHKTGSVFMVPSDADPKDMVDKSTHGSNLKGYGDGELNAPWGVSVDGNDDVWVANFMGRGVSFMTGASPSGRTEAFNTGDVIHTICSGSIQMLTDVVVDQAGNIWCANNWNLPQTVMEAKPDPAFSTWGGGSGVLVIYGIAKPVQTPVIGPVSAVKDI; encoded by the coding sequence ATGTCTTATCAAATTACTGTTAAAGGAAGTTTATCATTTAACCATTCCAGTGATATTACTGCATCCGTTAAATTGTGGGAGGCGAATAATAAAGCTTCGATCGGGGAATATATTGTGACAGCAGAAATGAAAGGTGAATTTACCATAAAAGCTACTGTTGAATCAGATGGTGTTATCCTCTATATTACCGCAGAACTGGATGATGCTAAAGTGGTAATGCTGTCTGTACTTTCGCCTAATTTTCGGGAGGATATAGCAAAGAATGGGGTAGTGGTGAATGAGCTGACCACAGTGGCCTCCGCTTTTACCTGTGCCCAGTTTTTTAACGGACTTCAGTTGTCGGGAAATCTACATGGAGTTACGATCGCTGCCAAAAACACCCCCAATCTTGTCAATCCTGTCACGGGCTCCTGGGGTGATGTGTTAATGGACCCATTCAACATCACACAGAATGAGACACTGGCACGGTTGAATACACTTTCAGCACTAATTACCGCTTATGGTACGGTACAGATAGAGGGATCTGACTGGCAGGATGAATTTTTAGAATACGCCACACCGTTAGCTGGTAAGCGGCCAGAGAATACTGCAGAAGCGATGATAGGTATTGCCCAATCTCCCTGGGCACATCCAGCAGATTTATATCATCTTTTTGATAAGGCCTACCCACAGCCAAAAGATGGTTTCCCTGCAAAGCCCAACAGTAAGGTCCCCGTCAGCCGAAGGAGTTCTCCTTTTGTACCTTATTTAAGTTTTGCCCCTGCAGATTTTGCTATGATTTTGGCTTTTGGCCAAGGTGGAATCTGTGCACCCGGAAAGCTCTCTTTGGATGAAGAGGGGAATTTGTGGACCGGATTGAACTGGATGCCAGGGGCACAAAATGGCGTTTATCAAGGTATAGGAGGAGGGCTGGTCAAGCTTGATTCGACCGGTCGATTGCTGTCCCCGCCAGTTACCGGTTACACGGGAATGGGGGTGGACGGCGCAGGCTGGGGAACGGCAGTCACCAAAGATGATACCTGTTGGGTGACGAGTTTTAACGGGGCAATTGGTGCATACCGGCTGGAAGACGGTGCTCCTGTAGTTGACAAGGTTCCTGCAGACCTGGGGGAAGCCTTAAATGAAATCGGGGGGCTGCAAGGCATTGGGGTAGCACCGAATGGTGATATCTGGATTGTAGCGACCTCATCCAATAAGATGCTTCATTTCCCTGAAGGGGATCTTTCCAGAGGTAGGGTTGTGGTGGATAAGGATCTTAACGACGCTCTTTCTGCGCCATTTGCAGTTTCGATAGATGATGCTAATCGGGTCTGGATCAGTAATACGAATGGTAAATCCTTGGTACGCTATTCTCCTTCTGAAAAAAACACACCGGTGGAACGTTTTATCCTTGCAGGTGGGGGACGTGGTGTGGCCCTTGATTCTAAAGGGAATTGTTGGGTAGCCTGTAATACAAGCCCAGACTTTCCTTCTACAACTCCTACAGACGGCGTCTCTATAATTGAAGGATTTGCCCTTGGCTATCCTCACCTTGAACAAACCGTAGGACGGAACCATAAAACCGGTTCTGTTTTTATGGTTCCCTCTGATGCCGATCCAAAGGACATGGTTGATAAAAGCACTCATGGGTCTAATTTGAAGGGTTATGGAGATGGTGAACTGAATGCACCCTGGGGGGTATCAGTTGATGGAAATGATGATGTTTGGGTGGCCAACTTTATGGGCAGAGGAGTATCATTCATGACCGGAGCTTCACCGAGCGGGCGTACGGAAGCGTTTAATACAGGAGATGTGATTCACACCATTTGTTCCGGCAGTATTCAGATGCTGACTGATGTGGTCGTTGATCAGGCAGGGAATATATGGTGTGCCAATAACTGGAACCTGCCCCAAACTGTAATGGAAGCGAAACCGGATCCCGCCTTTTCAACATGGGGAGGAGGTTCAGGTGTATTGGTAATTTACGGAATAGCTAAGCCAGTTCAGACTCCTGTTATCGGTCCGGTTAGCGCAGTTAAAGATATCTAA
- a CDS encoding outer membrane protein assembly factor BamD, which yields MRYTFKSIVLFFLFVCGSIAAQAQGTIDKLKFEEAEKDYENYKYFDCIAKLEELEQKGLKNPKTLYLKILAKSHFVVGIYRYDKIYKGFETANGLRNECEFYLSNYDIEGLEDKYKKIYEISQYLKSLPSTSQEWNTTVSKQKHNESKAKEVIVQAFCNNLIEVKKGNLYRNPYFVKRYFPHRLSDVEILRTAELHNYDPKVDQRIIEMDYDYQVINQPITAAVLWAIMSNDNSYWVNYLNEGRISVYINHGKLGDLTVLLDLKTGYPVGQSPYALTFDQVMDFISLLNGKTNKIFDVITESELEYALRGGHKQRVDTIKKIIGGNKRKGFQYQNYYVYEYYKYPCTTFNRPNEDGMSSPNELGLAIDFKSMSPAFQGALNKEEYGVFFGKSSTIKRGKGTLGLKWGSQLDYSSQSIKDEKGFFYLVIRGEN from the coding sequence ATGAGATATACATTTAAAAGTATCGTATTGTTTTTCCTTTTTGTTTGCGGCAGTATCGCCGCACAGGCACAGGGTACCATAGACAAACTCAAATTTGAAGAGGCTGAGAAAGACTACGAGAATTATAAATATTTCGATTGTATTGCCAAACTCGAAGAGCTGGAACAAAAAGGGTTGAAAAATCCCAAGACCCTCTATTTAAAAATTCTAGCCAAAAGCCATTTTGTAGTAGGAATTTATCGATATGACAAAATTTATAAAGGATTTGAGACGGCCAATGGTTTAAGAAATGAATGCGAATTCTATTTATCCAATTATGATATTGAGGGCTTGGAAGATAAATACAAAAAGATTTATGAGATAAGTCAGTATCTTAAAAGTCTTCCATCAACTTCACAGGAATGGAATACAACTGTGAGTAAACAGAAACACAACGAGTCCAAAGCCAAAGAAGTAATTGTCCAAGCTTTTTGCAATAACTTAATTGAAGTAAAGAAAGGAAACCTATATAGAAATCCCTATTTCGTGAAAAGATATTTCCCACATAGGCTGTCAGACGTGGAAATTTTACGCACGGCCGAGCTTCATAATTATGATCCTAAAGTAGACCAGAGAATAATCGAAATGGACTACGATTATCAGGTTATTAATCAACCAATAACAGCAGCAGTTTTATGGGCAATAATGTCAAATGATAATAGTTACTGGGTAAATTATCTCAATGAAGGAAGAATATCAGTTTATATCAACCATGGTAAATTAGGAGATCTTACCGTTTTATTAGATCTCAAGACTGGTTATCCAGTAGGTCAAAGCCCATATGCTTTGACCTTTGACCAAGTCATGGATTTTATAAGCTTATTAAATGGGAAAACCAATAAAATATTTGATGTTATCACGGAATCAGAGTTAGAGTATGCATTGAGAGGTGGGCATAAACAGCGGGTAGATACTATAAAAAAAATTATAGGGGGTAATAAACGAAAAGGCTTCCAATATCAAAATTACTATGTGTATGAATATTATAAATATCCTTGTACCACATTTAACAGACCAAATGAGGATGGTATGAGCAGCCCAAATGAATTGGGTTTAGCCATTGATTTCAAATCGATGTCACCAGCTTTTCAGGGGGCTTTGAATAAAGAAGAGTATGGTGTTTTCTTTGGAAAATCCTCTACAATAAAGAGGGGGAAAGGTACATTGGGATTAAAATGGGGCTCTCAACTGGACTATTCATCTCAAAGCATAAAAGACGAAAAAGGCTTTTTCTACCTTGTCATAAGGGGAGAGAATTAA